From the genome of Mastacembelus armatus chromosome 12, fMasArm1.2, whole genome shotgun sequence:
TTAAAACCAACAACTGGACTGAGTTAAAAGATGCTAATGCCGGAACTGCAGCGTTGGCATCATTAGTATTTGTAAGTCATATCTTTAGCCAAGatgttgtttaaatatttttaataaatatctCTGCTTTAATATTTAGGTCTAGTAACTGACTGACCTTATCTGAACTCTTGATTGGCAATAACTCATTGTAAATCTTGTTGCTTATAGGTTTTCACAGCCATTTATTTGTATGCTGGACCAGAAGGCATGTATTGTTTGGCTAATTTTTGTGATTAATGACATATCTTGATTTGAAGTGATATGCTTAAAAGAGGTATATACTTAAGTGGGCACTCTTTTATGGTTGGTACTGTGAAAAAAGTCTAGATTTGTCAAGTCAGAAATATTAACACTGATGATGTTATTGTGGTTACCATATAGACAAgatttaatgacattttctaTAGAGCTATATTATGTGAAGTACAGGATCAAGTGTTTCTGGAGGTTTACCCATACAACTAATAGACAGCATATGTTGGCCTctaaaatttcagttttagccattttgtttttaatgtgtctgaCATGTCCCCCAGCATTACAGAAATATAATGCTAACTAGCTGAAGTAACCCTTTAAGTCCTAATGGCATTGTTACCTTTGTATAACAAGACAATGAAGTTGCAATTTTCAGGTGATACACCTAAAGCAATCGTCATCTTTACCATCCACCAAAGCTGCTCTTGGAGTTGTCTTGAAACGAATAGGACTTTTTCTCATTGCTCATGCTCTGTGTGAATTAactgtccctggtcctggatgTAATTACTCACACTCTGCCAACCTCGTATTTTATCCTTTTTCTCATTAGCTAATATAGTAGTGACTTagtgatgatttattttgcCTAAATACTCACATTGCATATCATATAGATATCAGTGTTCATAGGAGAATAAAGAAGGAAACATCTTTTATGAATCTTTTtaccttgaaaaaaaaaaaagaaaaaaaaaacataaaatttaaattgcaCAGTATTAAGTGCTGCAATGTCCTTTGTTGAATCGGttcataaaaatgaaacaaaataactACTATTCCAACAGTTTGTGCCATGGGGGAGGGGGTGTTGTTTAGCGTTACAAAGATGTTGCATATGAGTTTTATAGTTGGTTTTACGTCCTGTACAAAAACTTATTCACGTGTTTATACGTGCAAATATACACCATCTTATTCAGCTGTGAATATGTAAACCACCATACATGTAAAATGCTGTGAAAATCATTTGCTAGtggaaaacataaatatgtttaaaataaccTTATTTAAGGGGAATATCAGTGCCTTACCACACAATAagtgaacatttttttattcattaatcaGATCCTAATAACATTACATAAACAGATATAggtaattgtttatttttctcaaattatCTCTTGTATTTTGTTCTTAATTGTGCTATTATTTTACCAACTGTACCTTTCTGTGCAACATTAAATGTAGATGTCTGGAAATATATTGAGTGCTTCCTCTGCATTCCTAGtaaaggtgtttttttaaaatgaaagataaaacaACTGTGGGtacacatatttacagtgtcCCCTTGTTATTCAAATTATGGACtgctaaaatgttttcaaatttcATCAGTGTATACACAGAGTTCTCATGAAGTTCAAAAACTTACACTTCCACTCGCTGAAACCACCACACAAGGATGGGGTTTGCAAATCAAAACTTGCCAGGCTGTGGAATCTTACACAGCTATCCatagtgcttttatttttaagttgaCAAATGTGCAGTATAAAGCCTATTGGTTTTAAGGAGAGGGAATAGCTTCAGCACCAATTGCATGGACAcgccattttatttttatgtcaaaagaaagaaaactctTATCAGGTTGTATACATTGCATATTCCTGGACTAGAAGATGCATTAATTCCACACCAAACAACAAACGTTTAATTCTACAACTGTTGCATAGTAAATCTCAATCGGTGTTCCACAATTCAAGGGCCCAGTCCTTCCAAGAACATGGTCTACAAAGGCGTAACCTTTGCAGGCTGAACTAAAATGAGATGGCTTAACCAGCTTAATTTAACCGTTTCCACCTGTACCTTTGATGCTGCTCCTGTTGCCTAGCAAACAGGGTCCAAGAATTGCAACAGCTGCTTTTGAAGGAGACTTCAAAATGGGACAGCCTTTTTCTGTGATGCCATCACTCACTAAGGTCCACACTAATGTCCACATGGGTATCCCATACAAAGCAGACAAAAACTCCAGAACATCTTTGAGTGTTTAATCAAATTTttcaaactaaactaaacaagtTCACGGCTTTTCAGTATTTGTTTCTCAACTTACACTGTTGACTTTTATTGTAAACCATGGAAAAACATGCCATTTGTGTTTGGAATTCAGAGGAGTAGTGAGACACATGAAGTACATTGTGCAAGCATTTTAAGAAGTGTCCATAGTCTGTACAGATTCTTCCACCAGCTCCATGTGCAGTGGGGTCACCACCTTCGTCAACACACCGGTGGTTCCTCGTTTGTACTTGTAGTCACCAGTTCTACAccataaaaaaacaagacattttgaATAGCAAGCCCTAATCAATCCAAGAGATAATTATTAAACATCAAACAGGCCTTGGTTGGGGCCTGTTTGATGATGTGGTTCAAAACAGCAGTGCTTCAATCTTCACCAgcacaacatgcacaaacaacTGTACCATTAGTATAAAAAGTCAAACTAAACAGTCAAGAGGTTAGATTTACAAAGTTAAGATTTGGTTAGTAATAAACTCAAATCAGTGAGAGATGTTAGTAATGCACGCTATCTGAACACTTTCCATCTGTACTCACAGCTGCAATACTTCAAACTCATTTATTCTTCAAGCAAAGCAAGCAACAAGACAAGTGATACCAAGTTAATAAGTGCAATTTAAGATTCTGtgacaacagagagagacaacatATTTTCCCCATATTAGACAATACTATTCATCTTGGCTTTCTAATATCACCATCTGACAAGCATGATGAAAATCTATTCTATGAAGGACAAACATTTCAACATTGTTTCTCTCAGTTCAATCTGTTATGAATCAGAAGAGAAGTATGTAGATGAATAAACCATCAATGATTCTCACCTGACTCCCTTCTTGTTGGCCTCATCATGAGGCCGGATGTAGTCCACTTTGCTCTTTGTGATGACACACAGGTCAATGTTGCTGCCAGAGCCCAGGTCATTGAAGATACCTGCAGCGATGGCATCACGCACCAGCTGCTTGGCTTCCAGCTCCTATGACAAAGAAAGTCATGTTCACTTGCTTGGATCATCAAACTGCTTACAGAATTATCTATTGTGTGTAGTGGACTCACCTCCATGTCAGGCTTGTAGCGATCCTCAAACACTGACATGGCAGCCAGGGACCCCGAGCCTTCAGAAAAGGGAAACTGGATCATTCAGCTGCTATTATCATGATCTATAGCTAAAAGACTGTGCCTAAACCAGAATCTGAATCAGATCAGACTGTCAAAGTTTCAATGCAGTGCTCTGGGGAAAGCAACCAAAATGAAGTGTCCCTCTCTGTATGTAGCACATGTAAAGCTTCTTGCTATGAGCAGAGAGTAGGAACTGAAGAATACACAAGTGAATTTCTGAGATTTTGATCAGCTGCTCATTTCTCCTCATTGTATAACCTAAGTAAACAGTAACAGACTTACAGCAAGTCAGCAATCAATCAGCTGTATCATTTTCTGCATTACACACATAACTGACAGCTTCTCTAAAACCCAGGCTTGCAGTTAGCCTGTTGTTAAATTAGTTCCAATTTTAGCCATGACTCTAAATGCCAAAGCTAGCTTGTGGACACCTGCTAATGAGTTGGTAGAGTAGCAAGTTGTATTTATTATACTTAAATTACATAATGATAAATACACCCACATGCCGGTATGTGCGCAGTAGtgtcagtgcattcaaaacaTGTCTGACATGTAGGGTTCAGTACCGAGACCTGGTATTAAATAAGCCTGGGGCTAAATTTTGGAAGACCACAATATCGATAACCTCTAGCCTTAAAGGGCCTGTTATCAATATTGGAGGAGTCATGTTAAATGTGCACGTGGTCAAATATCCGTCTATGTGTAATATATTTTCACTCCTCCTGTGTCTGTAAGCAGAGGGCAGAGAGGCAGGGCTGTtgttcacacacattctcagcagcagcaggcagatcAACTCAAGCTCAAGGATGGTGGAGTGAGCAGACTGAGCAAGCAATATGTTTGCCAACAAGGTGTTGCATAAATGTGCCGTACAAATGTGCCAGATGTTCCAAAATAAAGCAATTCATGTTCtaaatttctttcttcctctgaaAGTATCGTTAAGAGTACCGTTAAAATATCAGATCAATAAGCAGTATCGATAAGAGCAGTAGTAGCAAAGTCTTAACAATACCCATCCCTACTGAAATGCATAGAAAATATGTTGGTCAGAACCCATTAATAACTATACATAAGGGATCACAGTACTAGTGTAAAAAGATTAATGCACCCTTATACATGCAGTATTGGATGGAAAGGACCACATTAAGTTCCTCCCAAAGCTGATCACAACTCTGACCTGTGATGGTAACAATATGCAGCACTCAGGTCAAATCCTTACTTCAGCCTTATTGTAATAAATCCAACTGATACACttaatccttaaaaaaaaataaaaataatcatggGCAACCGGTAACTGACCTACTAAAAACAGGTAACAACAGAATATCTTTAGGTATGTAAATGTTTGACACTGACCCATGGTGACGTAAGGCAACTTGTCCGTGGAGCCATGAGGGTAGATGCTATAAAGGTGAGGACCATTACAGTCCACGCCACCTAGGACCAGAGCTGCCCCAATGTAGCCCTGATACctgatcaaacacacacaatgaatataactatatccatccatctatataCTTCAGGACACCACACATTTTTGCATCAATATGATTCAATACTTAGATTACTGAGATATTTATTTAACTTAAGTTTGGAAACTGACATTACACAAAATACATCAGGACATATAGTGATTGGGGCTGTGGAACATACCTGAAGAGCATTTGTTTGAGCATGCGATTAGCAGTGGCCACACGTGGCAGCCTGCCTGTTGAGAGGGAGTGCAGCTCCAGGTTGGAGGAGATAATCTGAGTGGTCatctctgtgtctgcagctgttcctgctccacaacaacTGAATAACACAATTACACGTTAGTTAAGTTCAACTTTGTCCATTTCAATCCTTAAAGTCTGTGTGTAGAACCAATCAAGAACAATGAAAGTCCTGAGCAAATGACTGGAAAACGGTGTCactttctgtgaatgagtgaacaagatgactttcacatcattttgaagcaaacactgtAGGCTTGCGAAcaaatgttctgtatgtgttttatggccttacTTAAAAATTTTAGCTTTTCaactaaccatgcataaacaacacaaacaccctGAAAACCCCATAGGGTTAAAGCTGCAGTACATTGAAGAGCCTAGGGCCTGTCACTTACTACATATTGGGTGAAATGTAGTGGATCTTGGAACAGTTCTTGTCTGCCACTACCATACCCTCTGTTGCTCGCGTGTCAGCTCCAAGGACAACACCATCCTTCACAGGGAAAAGAAAAGTATGCAATAATGTTTCAGTCAAGATGGGGTCCACGCTCTCATCTTTTACCACCTACAAATAAGTCTTGAATAAATCTGATTTCCAATTACACAAAAAATTAGGggtgtgcaaaaataaaaatcaatatttagATATAGTGAATATCTATTTAAGTATCGATACAATAAAAATTGAGTATCGACACAATATCGATACTCCCTCCAGCTGGATAGGTTCCCCAGCCTGCGGTGGACGGGGTCAGTCCTTCTTGTACAACGCGCACCTTCACACCAGAAATGAAGCCGGTGAAAGATTAAATGTGGAAGATTTTAGCACCACCTTCGTCTTTAAAAGCAGATTATTGGctatattttggctttaaagttaAACACGAGAGTAATGGTATGAACAAAAAAGTCATTCAGGCAACACACCCAACTTGCGGGTTCACTTGCAAGATAGTGTTAGCAGCGCTGCCCCCACAGAACCTGTAAAGCTGAGGCAAACACCACCTACAGGCTTACATCTACCTCAGCTTGTGCACAGAAGATCATATATTCCAGGGTTTTATCTCTCAAGTTCAGCGCCCTTTTTATATTGTTGAAAACCCAGGCTTCAGACTAATGGGGAACACAATGGAACCGCTTAACGTTATCTCAACTCAGATACATAACAGACACAGCAGTACatgaacatttcatttatgttaACATAGTGGGAAATTTTGTTTCTCCTGAGCTGATGTGGTTTCATTTACTGAAGTTGCCAAATTGTAAGCTGTGAGTGAGTGCACGAGTCCAGTAAGGGAACCTGGACACACTTTTTGTTGTTCACTGGAGCACCAATTTCTACATCTTAGTTCAGTAACAAAAGACTTGAACACAGGTGACTGTAATCTTCTGTGCAAGAGCTGATGCCCAAACCACTTCTTTGATGTataagtgaaattaaatgtaagaacactgacatgcac
Proteins encoded in this window:
- the psmb7 gene encoding proteasome subunit beta type-7 → MEPLPLLPGNRKFSFNKMATLTATRSSLGGFSFDNCRRNVVLEGEVSKLGSSLPSARKTGTTICGVVFKDGVVLGADTRATEGMVVADKNCSKIHYISPNMYCCGAGTAADTEMTTQIISSNLELHSLSTGRLPRVATANRMLKQMLFRYQGYIGAALVLGGVDCNGPHLYSIYPHGSTDKLPYVTMGSGSLAAMSVFEDRYKPDMEELEAKQLVRDAIAAGIFNDLGSGSNIDLCVITKSKVDYIRPHDEANKKGVRTGDYKYKRGTTGVLTKVVTPLHMELVEESVQTMDTS